The following DNA comes from Microcella sp..
CGGAACGGCGCGCCCGCTCGCTCGGCCGCGACACGGCCGGCGTCAGTCGGCGCCGCAGTGTCGGCAGCACCCCACACGAAGCGCATCGGCAGCGTCGTGCCCGCCAGCACTGCCAGCTCGTCGTCGTAGTTCTCGTTCACGGCACGCACCATGATGCCGCGCATGACTCCGTGAGCGGCGCGGTAGTCGGCTGAGCCGCGCTCGTTGCGCAGAGCATCCATTCGTTGATCGCTCAGCAGGCCGCGCGCGTTCGCCCAGCGCGCGAGGCGGAAGGCCAGCGGAGGACGGGTCGGCGGTGCGAGGCGCACGAGAGGCACACCCGTGAGCACGAGGGCGCGCACGAGCTCAGGTCGGCGGGCTGCGAGCCGCACCGCTACCCGGCCGCCGAAAGAGTGGGCGACAATCACGATGGGGGCGTAGGCAGCGATCGCCTCGGCGACGAGATCGGCATAGTCTTCGGTGCCCCACACGTCGTCGGGGGCGGGCGCCGGGCCGAAACCGGGCAAGTGGATGCTCACCGCATCGAGCCCGCTGAGCACCGTCGCGAAGTCGGTGCCGTCGCGTCCCCAGCCGTGCAGCGCCACCACCCGGGGCGGCGTCGCACCGTGCTTCTCGGCCAGCACGCGGCCGCCGGCGAGAGAGGTGATCACCCTGCAAGCCTACCGAGGGCTGGGCCGCCGACCTGCGGTGCTGCGCCTTACTGTTTGCGACACGTCGCACGGAACAATGCGTGCGAGGTGTCGCAAGCGGTGAGAGATGCGCCGGGGCCGCTCAGGCTGGTGGGCTCGTAGCTGCGACTACTCCGCCTGGGGCTCGTCAGAGTCGGTCGCGAGGTGCGGCGCGAGTTCGCGCGGGTCGAGCGTGCCGTCGAGCACCTGTGCCACCTGGGCCACGATGGGCATCGAGACGCCCTTGGTGGCGGCCAGCTCGAGAATCGGCCCCACCGAGGCGAGGCCTTCTGCCGTCTGGTTCATCTGCGCGATGACCTGCTCGAAGCCGTAGCCCTGCCCCAGCAGGCGACCGGCGGCGTTGTTGCGCGAGAGCGGCGACTCGCACGTGGCGATGAGGTCGCCCAGCCCGGCGAGGCCGATCATCGTCTCGGGCCGCGCGCCGAAGGCGACGGCGAAGTCGGTGAGCTCGACGAGCCCGCGCGTGATGATGGAGGCCTTCGTGTTCTCGCCGTATCCGACGCCGTCGGCGATGCCCACCGCCACGGCGATGAGGTTCTTGAGCACCCCGCCGAACTCGGTGCCGATGACGTCGGTGTTGACGAACGTTCTGAAGTAGTCGTTGGTGGCAGCCTGCGCGACTGCGACCGCCGTCTCGTGATGGATGCTGGCCACGACTGCCGCCGTCGGCTCGCGCCGCGCGATCTCGAGTGCGAGGTTTGGCCCGCTCACCGCGGCGATGCGCTCGCGCTCGACGCCGAGCTCGCCCTCGATGACCTCGCTCATGCGCAGGCCCGTGCCGCGCTCAACGCCCTTCATGAGACTGACGATCGGCACCTCGGCGGGCAAAATGTCGCGGATCGACGCGAGATTGCTGCGCAGGCTCTGGCTCGGCACCGAGAGGTAGACCTGCTGCGCGCCCGCGAGCACGTGCTCGAGCGAGTCGTGACCGCGCAGGTTGCTCGGCAGGTTGATGCCCGGCAGGTAGCCCGAATTGCGATGGGTCTCGGTGATCTCGTGGGCAACTTCGCGCCGCCGCGACCACACGAGCACGTCAGCACCGCCGTCGGCGAGCACCTTGGCGAAGGTCGTGCCCCACGAACCGGCACCGAGCACCGCGATGCGCAGGGCACCCGGGCCGGCAGCCGCCGACGGCACCGAGATGGCTTCGGTCAGCGGTGGATGCTCGGTCTCGCCGCTGTCGACCGCACGGTCGCCCGGCGCCGCGCTCACAGGCGCCCCGTCTCGCTCTGACCGTTCTTGATCGGGTCCCACCGCTCAGCCGGAGGCGTCTCGCCGCGCAGGTCGCCCAGCAGGGCGGCGATAGCAGCCATGACCCGGTCGGTGCCCTCAGCGAGCGTCGCCTGGTCGAGAGGCCGCCCGGCGAGGTCGCTCAGGTCGACGGGGTCGCCGATCTTGCAGTAGATGGTCTTGCGCGGAAAGAAGCTGATCTTCTTCGAGTAGCGCGCCATGATCTGCTGGGTGCCCCAGTGCGCCGCGGGAACGATGGGTACGCCGGCCTGCAGGGCCATGCGCACGGCACCGCTCTTGCCGCGCATCGGCCACAGGTCGGGGTCGCGGGTGAGGCTGCCTTCGGGGTAGATGATGACCGCGAGCTCGCGATCAACGAGCTGTTGCGCCGCCTTGAGCGGAGCATCCGACCGCGCATCGCGCTCGACCGGAATCTGCCCCGACCAGCGCAGGATCGCCCCTAGCACCGGCACCTTGAAGACACTCGCCTTGGCGAGAAACCTCGGCACCCGCCCGAGCTTCCACATGAAGCGCCCCATAATGACGGGGTCGATCTCGCTGTAGTGGTTCGGGGCGAGGATGAAGGCACCGGTCTTCGGCAGCTTCTCGCCGTCGACGACCGGGTAGCGCGCCATCAGGGTCAGCAGGGGCAGGCAGAGCGCGGCGATCGAGTGCCACAAGAGCGTCTTCTCGCGGCGACGCTTCGGCTTCGTTGCAGAGTCAGGCACGGGTCAAGGGTAGTGCGTGCGCGGCGTAGCGCGAGAAGACTCAGACGAGTTCGAAGTCGGCCCCGAGGGCTCGCAGTTTGTCGATGAACAGCTCGTAGCCCCGGCTGATGATGCCGACGTTGCTGATCGTCGAGGTGCCTGACGCGGCGAGGCCCGCAATGAGGTGGCTGAAGCCGCCCCGCAAGTCGGGAACCCGAACGGATGCGCCGTGCAGCGGCGTCGGCCCCGTGATGACGGCGGCCTGCTCGAGCGGGCGGCGCGGCACACGACGCGTGATCGACGCGATGCCAGCCTGGTGCACGACGATGTTCGCACCCATCTCGTTGAGCGCCTCGGTGAAGCCGAACCGGTTCTCATAGACGGTCTCGTGCACGATCGACTCGCCTTCGGCCTGCGTGAGCGCGACGATGAGCGGCTGCTGCCAGTCGGTCATGAAGCCGGGGTGCACGTCGGTCTCGATCATGACCGGCTTGAGCGGCGTGCCGGGGTGCCAGAAGCGAATGCCGTCGTCGAGCACCTCGAACTCGCCCCCGACCTTGCGGTAGACGTTCAAGAAGGTCATGAGCTCTTGCTGCTTCGCACCACCGACGGTGATGTCACCCTTTGTCGCAAGCGCCGCCGCCGCCCAGCTCGCGGCCTCATTGCGGTCTCCGATCGCGGTGTGGGTGTAGCCGCGCAGGGTCTCGACGCCCTCGATGACGATGACGCGATTCGGCTCGACCGAGATGATCGCGCCCATCTTCTGCAGAATCGCGATGAGGTCCATGATCTCGGGCTCGATGGCCGCGTTGACAAGCTCGGTCGTGCCCTGGGCGCGAACAGCCGTGAGCAGCACCTGCTCGGTCGCTCCGACGCTCGGGAAGGGCAGTTCGATGTGCGCTCCCACGAGCTTCTGCGGCGCCGTGAGGTGGATGCCCTGGTGCGACTTCTCGACGATCGCCCCGAACGCGCGCAACGCGTTGAGGTGGAAGTCGATGGGGCGGTCGCCGATGCGGCAGCCGCCCAGGTCGGGAATGAAGGCCTCACCGAGCTGGTGCAGCAGAGGCCCGCAGAACAGAATCGGAATGCGGCTCGACCCGGCGTGCGCGTCGATCTCGGCGAAATGCGCACCGACGACGTTGCTCGTGTCAAGCGTGAGCTCGCCCGGCGCTGTCGAGGTGATCTCGACGCCGTGCGCTTTGAGCAGACCGCTCACGACGTGCACGTCGCTGATCTCGGGTACGCCGCGCAAAACGCTCGGGGTGTCGGCAAGCAGCGCGGCGACCATCGCCTTGGTGACGAGGTTCTTCGCGCCGCGCACCTCGATGCGGCCGCGCAATGGCTTGCCGCCGTGGATGACGATGGAGTCAGACGTGAGGCCGACGCGTGCGGCAGCCTTCTGCGAGTCTTTTGAGAGCGAATTCATGAGACCTTACGGTGGTGGTGTCGGTCGGCCCTCAGCGGGCGGGAAGGGTGGTGGGTCGCCAACTCTCGCGACGAGACTCGAAGTCGGTGATGGCCTGCTCGTCACGCAGGGTCAGGCCGATGTCGTCGAGGCCTTCGAGCAAGCGCCACCGGGTGTAGTCGTCAATCTCGAACGGCACCGTGATATTCCCGACCGTCACGGTGCGCTCCTCGAGATCGACGGTCGCCTCCATACCCGGACTCGCCTCGAGTTCGGCCCACAGCTTCTCGACGGTCGGCTCGTCGATCACGCCCACGAGCAGACCCTGCTTACCAGCGTTGCCGCGGAAGATGTCGGCGAACTTCGGACTGATCACGGCCGCGAAGCCGAAGTCACGCAGTGCCCACACCGCGTGCTCGCGACTCGACCCGGTTCCGAAATCGGGGCCGGCGATGAGGATTCGCGGGTTCGCGTACTCGGGCTTGTTCAAGATGAAGTCGGGGTCTTGGCGCCACGCCGAGAAAAGCGCATCGTCGTAGCCGGTCTTCGTGACCCGCTTGAGGAACACGGCGGGGATGATCTGGTCGGTGTCGACGTTGCTGCGACGGAACGGCACCGCGACGCCCGTGATCGTGCTGACCTTCTCCATGACTAAACCTGTGCCCCTTCGATTGTCGCGAAGCGCGGGTCGACGGCAACGCCGTCAGCAATCAGGTCGCTCACACTCGACAACGTGCCGCGAATCGCGGTTGACGCCGCCACGAGCGGCGACACGAGGTGGGTGCGGCCGCCCTTGCCCTGGCGACCCTCGAAGTTGCGGTTGCTCGTCGAGGCGCAACGCTGGCCGGGCTCGAGCTGGTCAGGGTTCATGCCTAAGCACATCGAGCATCCGGCGAAACGCCACTCTCCTCCGAACGCCTCCACCACCTTGTCGATGCCCTCGGCTTCGGCCTCGAGTCGCACGCGGGCAGAACCGGGCACCACGATGACGTCGACACCGTCGGCCTTCTTCTGACCCTTGATGATCGAGGCGAACGCTCGCAGGTCGTCGAGACGACTGTTCGTGCACGAGCCCATGAAGACGACGTCGACGGGAATCTTCTTCATCGGGGTGCCAGGTTCGAGCGCCATGTACTCGAGCGCGCGCTCGGCCGCCGCGCGCTCGTTGGGGTCGATGATCGTCGACGGGTCGGGCACCGACTGGCTGAGCGAGACACCCTGGCCGGGGTTGGTGCCCCAGGTGACGAATGGCTCGAGCTCGTTGGCGTCGAGAAACACTTCGGCGTCGAAGACGGCATCGTCATCGGTCGCGAGCGTGTTCCAGTACTCGACGGCCGCATCCCAGTCGGTGCCCTGGGGCGCGTGCGGTCGGCCCTTCAGATAGGCGTAGGTCGTCTCGTCGGGAGCGACCATGCCGGCCCGCGCACCCGCCTCGATCGACATGTTGCAGATCGTCATGCGGCCATCCATCGACAGTGCACGGATGGCCGAGCCACGGTACTCGAGCACATAGCCTTGTCCGCCGCCCGTGCCGATCTTGGCGATGACGGCGAGAATGATGTCTTTCGCCGTGACTCCGGGCTTCAACTCGCCCTCGACCGTGATCGCCATGGTCTTGAACGGCGTGAGCGGCAGCGTCTGGGTGGCGAGCACGTGCTCGACCTCGCTCGTACCGATGCCGAACGCCATGGCACCGAACGCGCCGTGCGTGCTCGTGTGCGAGTCGCCGCACACGACAGTGATGCCCGGCATCGTCAGACCCAGCTGCGGGCCGACGACGTGCACAATGCCTTGTTCGATATCGCCGAGCGAGTGCAGGCGCACGCCGAACTCGGCACAGTTGGCGCGAAGGGTCTCGATCTGCTTGCGGCTCGTGGGCTCAGCGATGGGCTTGTCGATCGCGAGCGTTGGCGTGTTGTGGTCTTCGGTCGCAATCGTCAGATCGGGGCGACGCACGGGCCGACCGGCCATGCGCAGTCCGTCGAAGGCCTGCGGGCTCGTGACCTCGTGCACGAGGTGCAGGTCGATGTAGAGCAGGTCGGGCTCGCCGTTCTCGCCCTTGGCGACAAGATGCGCATCCCAGACCTTCTCGGCCAGAGTGCGGGGGCGGTGCAGGTGCGGTGTTGCGTCGTTCATGGGGAAATCACCCTTCTTGCGGGGTTGCGATGCGGCCGCGTCGAAACTCCGCGGCGAGAGTGCGACCTGGGGTGATCAGGACTCGCCGCGGCGACGAAGAAGAAGCCGCGCGCGGTGCATCTGCTCAGGCTATCACTGGGGCCACGGTCAGGCGGGCGGCGGGGTGTGGCACTCGACGCACGCCTGAATGACGGTGATCATCTCGTCGAGGTCGTCGGTCACCGTGATGAGGTCGAGGTCGCCGGGCGAGATCGTGCCTGCCGCCAGCAGAGAGTCGCGCAGCCACTCGAGGGCGGGCGTCCAGAACTCGGTGCCGATGAGAATCACCGGAAAGTCGTGCAGCTTGCCGGTCTGAATGAGCGTGAGCGATTCGAACAGCTCGTCGAGCGTTCCGAATCCGCCCGGCAGCACGACGAAGGCGCACGAGTAGCGCACGAACACGGTCTTGCGCACGAAGAAGTGCTCGAACGGCAGCACGATCTCGGCATAGGGGTTCGGCTTCTCTTCACGGGGCAGTTCGATCGTCAGGCCGATCGATCGAGCTCCGGCTTCAGCGGCTCCTTGGTTCGCTGCCTGCATGAGCCCGGGCCCGCCACCCGTGATGACCGTGAACCCCGCGTCAGAGATGCGGCGGCCGACCTCGACACCGAGGGCATAGCGCGAATGCTCGGGGGCGACCCTCGCCGAGCCGAACACCGACACCCCCAGGCGCATGCCGTCGAGAGTGCTGAAGGCCTTCTCGAACTCGCGCTCGACGCTCGCGAGCCATTCGCGATTCTCTGCGCTCGTGACCTGACCGGAAAGAAACTGGCCCTCTGTGGGGTGCGGAATCACGACCGGGTCTCTTCTGAAACCGCGTTGACCCCGCTCTCGGGTGGGGCGACCGAGTCATCGTCATCATCATCATCGGTGGCGCGGGCGAGCGCGGTCGGAATGTAACGGTTCTCGACGCGAAGCTTCACCAGGCTCGCGACCACCGCGACTGCCATGGCCGCCACGATGACCAGCAGCGACGTCACCGTGTCGATGACCGGCACCCATTCGATGTGCTCACCACCGTTGATGAACGGCAACTCGTTCTCGTGCATGGCGTGGAAGATCAGCTTCACGCCGATGAAGGCGAGGATGAAGGCAATGCCGTACTTGAGGTACTCGAGCTTGTCGACGAGGTGGCCGAGCAAGAAGTAGAGCTGGCGCAGCCCCATGAGGGCGAAGATGTTCGCCGTGAAGACGATGAACGGGCTCTGCGTGATGCCGAAGATGGCCGGAATCGAGTCGAGCGCGAAGATGACATCGGTCGTGCCGATGGCGATAAGCACGATGAGCAGGGGGGTCCACAGCCGTCGACCATCGATCTTCACGCGCAGCTTCATGCCGTGGAAGTCGTCGGTGATCGCGATGCGCTTGCGCAAGACACGAATGAGGGCGCTCTCGCGGGCTTCGTCGTCTTCGCGGCCCGAAAACGCCTGCTGAGCCGCAGTGATGAGCAGGAAGATGCCGAAGATGTAGAAGATCCAGCTGAAGTTCTCGATGAGCGCGGCGCCGAGCAGAATGAAGATGCCCCGGAACAGGAGGGCGAGAATAATGCCGATCATCAGCACCTCTTGCTGCATCTTCTTGGGCACGGCGAATTGAGCCATGATGATGACGAAGACGAAGAGGTTGTCGATCGACAGGCTGTACTCGGTCAGCCAGCCGGCGACGAACTCGCCGCCGGCCTGGGGGCCCACGACGACGAACATGAGGCCCGCGAAGATGAGGGCAAGGGTCACGTAGAACGCGACCCACAGCCCCGACTCTTTCGGGCTCGGCACGTGCGGCCTGCGCACGACGAGCAGCAGGTCGAGCACGAGGATCACACTCAGCACGATGAGCGAGCTGATCTCGAACCAGGCGGGAATGACGAAGTCGCTCACGGGAGCCTTTCGGAAGGGTCGGTCACGGTCGAAAGTCTCTCCCCCGCGCTACCGCGGCGTCGAACCCGGGCTCGCAACGCTGCAAACCGTGGTGACGGGATCGACGAGGGTGGGATACTCCCCTTCGCTGCGGGCCAGCCTAGCCCGTCGCGACGGCTAGTCCTGCTCGATCGTGAGGGTCCACGTCGCGTCGCCCTGCTCGCCGTCGAGGTCGATCGACGTCGCGCCGTCGGTGTACGGTCCGACCATCGTCGCCTCCCCCGTCGTGAACGCGATCGAGATCGTGAGCATCTCGTCTGCCACGGCCCACGTGTCGGTCGGGTCGTCGTACTCATTGCCGTTGAGGGTCAGGCCGATCGTGCCATCCTCCTGAAACAGGATTCCCCACTCGTCGTCATCAGAGTCAGTGCCCGACCAGCTCGTGCCGATGAGCGGTTCACCCGTCGACGGGCCCGCCAAGAGCTGCTCAATGCTCGCGCACCCGGAGACCGCGATGACGAGCGTGAGTGAGAGTGCGGCAGCGAGCATGCGCAGGCGAGACATGCGGCCAGACTACCTGCGCGGTGGCACGAAAAAAGCCTCCGCTTCCGGAGGCTTCTCGTGGTGCTGGTGTTCGTTGCGGATGTGGTGACCCCAGCGGGATTCGAACCCGCGTTACCGCCGTGAGAGGGCGGCGTACTAGGCCGCTATACGATGGGGCCGCGGCTGCAACCGTACGAGTATGCCACAGCGCCGATACCCCGGCAAAACCGGGGCCGGCGGCTTATGCCAGCACGCGCAGACTGCCCGCATCCATCTCAATGTCGACTGGTAGCGGCGCGATGCGCTCGCCGTCTGCGTAGGCCACCACGCCCTCGGCCACGACGCGCACGGAGCGCGCTCGGTGCACGACGACCCGGTGGTCGGTGACGTGGGTGCCGGCGAAGACGCGCGGGTAGATGCGCAAGAACGCGAGTCTGCCGAGAGGCCGCACGAGCACGACGTCGAAGAGTCCGTCGTCGAGACTCGCCGCTGGCGCGACCTTCATTCCCCCGCCGAACGAGAGGTTGTTCGCGACGGCCACGAGCATGGCGCGCTCGGTGTGCACGACACCATCGAGCGTCACGGTGTACTCGATCGGTCGCAGCTTGGCGAGCTCGACGAGCAGCGCGATCGTGTAGCGGCTGCGCCCTCGGGGTCGCGTCATGCGGTTGGCCCGTTCGTTGACGAGCGCATCGAAGCCTGCCGACAGAATGCAACCGAATCGAGCGTGGCCCCGCGGCTCATCCCCGCCGCCGAACGAGATCGTGCCGGCATCGATGACTCGGGGCGGGCGATCGAGCGCAGCCACGAGGGCCTCGATGGCCGCCTCGGTGTCGTCGATCGGGATGCTCAGACCGCGTGCCACGTCATTGCCGGTGCCGCTCGGCACAAGGCCGAGGGGCACCTTCGTGCCCTCGAGGGCCGTCACGCCCAGATTGACCATGCCGTCGCCGCCGACGACGACGAGCGCGTCTGGCTTCTCGCGCACCGCCGCGCGGGTCGCGTCGAGAAGCTGAGCGAAGTCGGGCTCGATGAGGCTCGTGACTTCATGGCCGAGGCCGCGCAGCGTGGTCACGACGGCGGGGCCGACCTCGCGCCCTCGACCGAACGAGGCGTTCGGGTTGATGGCGACGACGATGCGCTTCGACGACGATGTCATGCGCTGATTATGGCGCGCTACCGAAGCGAAGGCGATTCGGCTCAGGTGCCGCGGTTCTGCTGCAACTCGAACACCGCCAGCAGCTCGGCGACCGCCTTCTCGCGCGCGTCACCGCCCTCGTCGAACATGTCGGAGACGTGGGTGCGCAAATGGTTTTCGACCAGCAGCTTGTTGAGGCTGCGCAGGCTCTTCTGCACGGCGAGCGACTGCGTGATGATGTCGACGCAGTACTCTTCGTTCTCGATCATCTTCTCGATGCCGCGCAATTGACCCTGCAGAATGCGCGAACGGTGCAAGGCTCGCTTCTTGATGTCGTCGATCACGCCGCCAGCATACCCCCAGGGGGTCTGTCGTGCGCACGCGCGACACCCTTGCTCACGCAGAAGCGCTGAGTAGGGTGGCGCCATGAACATCACCAAGCGCGAGCATGCCTGCCTCGTCGTCGAGCAGAGCGGCGCCGCCCTCGTCATCGACCCCGGCAGTTTCACCGCCCCGTTCGCCGTCACGGGCCTCGCCGCGATCGTCATCACGCACGAGCACGGCGACCATGTGACGCGCGAGCACCTCGACCGCCTGCTGGCCGACGCGCCCGGGCCCGTCGAGCTGTTCGCTCCGGCCGGGGTGGCGACCGCGCATCCCGACTACCACTGGCAGATCGTCGACGGTGGCGACGTGCGCTCCGCCGGTCCGTTCGCGCTCGCCTTCTTCGGCGGGCACCACGCGACCATCCACCGCTCGATTCCTATCGTCGACAACGTGGGCGTGTTCGTCAACGAGACGCTCTACTACCCCGGCGATTCGTACACGGTGCCCACAGGCGAGGTGCCCGTGCTCGCCGTGCCCTCGAGCGCGCCGTGGCTGAAGATCGGCGAGGTCATGGACTACCTCGACGCGGTCAGACCGCGGCACGCGTTCCCGACGCACGAGCGCGTCAACTCCGACGCCGGCAACGCCATGGCGAACGCGCGCATCACGCACGTGG
Coding sequences within:
- a CDS encoding TIGR00730 family Rossman fold protein, coding for MIPHPTEGQFLSGQVTSAENREWLASVEREFEKAFSTLDGMRLGVSVFGSARVAPEHSRYALGVEVGRRISDAGFTVITGGGPGLMQAANQGAAEAGARSIGLTIELPREEKPNPYAEIVLPFEHFFVRKTVFVRYSCAFVVLPGGFGTLDELFESLTLIQTGKLHDFPVILIGTEFWTPALEWLRDSLLAAGTISPGDLDLITVTDDLDEMITVIQACVECHTPPPA
- the leuC gene encoding 3-isopropylmalate dehydratase large subunit, which translates into the protein MNDATPHLHRPRTLAEKVWDAHLVAKGENGEPDLLYIDLHLVHEVTSPQAFDGLRMAGRPVRRPDLTIATEDHNTPTLAIDKPIAEPTSRKQIETLRANCAEFGVRLHSLGDIEQGIVHVVGPQLGLTMPGITVVCGDSHTSTHGAFGAMAFGIGTSEVEHVLATQTLPLTPFKTMAITVEGELKPGVTAKDIILAVIAKIGTGGGQGYVLEYRGSAIRALSMDGRMTICNMSIEAGARAGMVAPDETTYAYLKGRPHAPQGTDWDAAVEYWNTLATDDDAVFDAEVFLDANELEPFVTWGTNPGQGVSLSQSVPDPSTIIDPNERAAAERALEYMALEPGTPMKKIPVDVVFMGSCTNSRLDDLRAFASIIKGQKKADGVDVIVVPGSARVRLEAEAEGIDKVVEAFGGEWRFAGCSMCLGMNPDQLEPGQRCASTSNRNFEGRQGKGGRTHLVSPLVAASTAIRGTLSSVSDLIADGVAVDPRFATIEGAQV
- a CDS encoding metal-sensitive transcriptional regulator; its protein translation is MIDDIKKRALHRSRILQGQLRGIEKMIENEEYCVDIITQSLAVQKSLRSLNKLLVENHLRTHVSDMFDEGGDAREKAVAELLAVFELQQNRGT
- a CDS encoding TerC family protein, which translates into the protein MSDFVIPAWFEISSLIVLSVILVLDLLLVVRRPHVPSPKESGLWVAFYVTLALIFAGLMFVVVGPQAGGEFVAGWLTEYSLSIDNLFVFVIIMAQFAVPKKMQQEVLMIGIILALLFRGIFILLGAALIENFSWIFYIFGIFLLITAAQQAFSGREDDEARESALIRVLRKRIAITDDFHGMKLRVKIDGRRLWTPLLIVLIAIGTTDVIFALDSIPAIFGITQSPFIVFTANIFALMGLRQLYFLLGHLVDKLEYLKYGIAFILAFIGVKLIFHAMHENELPFINGGEHIEWVPVIDTVTSLLVIVAAMAVAVVASLVKLRVENRYIPTALARATDDDDDDDSVAPPESGVNAVSEETRS
- a CDS encoding lysophospholipid acyltransferase family protein, with translation MPDSATKPKRRREKTLLWHSIAALCLPLLTLMARYPVVDGEKLPKTGAFILAPNHYSEIDPVIMGRFMWKLGRVPRFLAKASVFKVPVLGAILRWSGQIPVERDARSDAPLKAAQQLVDRELAVIIYPEGSLTRDPDLWPMRGKSGAVRMALQAGVPIVPAAHWGTQQIMARYSKKISFFPRKTIYCKIGDPVDLSDLAGRPLDQATLAEGTDRVMAAIAALLGDLRGETPPAERWDPIKNGQSETGRL
- the leuD gene encoding 3-isopropylmalate dehydratase small subunit, producing the protein MEKVSTITGVAVPFRRSNVDTDQIIPAVFLKRVTKTGYDDALFSAWRQDPDFILNKPEYANPRILIAGPDFGTGSSREHAVWALRDFGFAAVISPKFADIFRGNAGKQGLLVGVIDEPTVEKLWAELEASPGMEATVDLEERTVTVGNITVPFEIDDYTRWRLLEGLDDIGLTLRDEQAITDFESRRESWRPTTLPAR
- the murA gene encoding UDP-N-acetylglucosamine 1-carboxyvinyltransferase, with protein sequence MNSLSKDSQKAAARVGLTSDSIVIHGGKPLRGRIEVRGAKNLVTKAMVAALLADTPSVLRGVPEISDVHVVSGLLKAHGVEITSTAPGELTLDTSNVVGAHFAEIDAHAGSSRIPILFCGPLLHQLGEAFIPDLGGCRIGDRPIDFHLNALRAFGAIVEKSHQGIHLTAPQKLVGAHIELPFPSVGATEQVLLTAVRAQGTTELVNAAIEPEIMDLIAILQKMGAIISVEPNRVIVIEGVETLRGYTHTAIGDRNEAASWAAAALATKGDITVGGAKQQELMTFLNVYRKVGGEFEVLDDGIRFWHPGTPLKPVMIETDVHPGFMTDWQQPLIVALTQAEGESIVHETVYENRFGFTEALNEMGANIVVHQAGIASITRRVPRRPLEQAAVITGPTPLHGASVRVPDLRGGFSHLIAGLAASGTSTISNVGIISRGYELFIDKLRALGADFELV
- a CDS encoding MBL fold metallo-hydrolase, giving the protein MNITKREHACLVVEQSGAALVIDPGSFTAPFAVTGLAAIVITHEHGDHVTREHLDRLLADAPGPVELFAPAGVATAHPDYHWQIVDGGDVRSAGPFALAFFGGHHATIHRSIPIVDNVGVFVNETLYYPGDSYTVPTGEVPVLAVPSSAPWLKIGEVMDYLDAVRPRHAFPTHERVNSDAGNAMANARITHVVESHGGRVTVLQPGETLELD
- a CDS encoding alpha/beta fold hydrolase, which produces MITSLAGGRVLAEKHGATPPRVVALHGWGRDGTDFATVLSGLDAVSIHLPGFGPAPAPDDVWGTEDYADLVAEAIAAYAPIVIVAHSFGGRVAVRLAARRPELVRALVLTGVPLVRLAPPTRPPLAFRLARWANARGLLSDQRMDALRNERGSADYRAAHGVMRGIMVRAVNENYDDELAVLAGTTLPMRFVWGAADTAAPTDAGRVAAERAGAPFRTVDGCAHLLTGDLELAVREELLSVLAETEEPA
- a CDS encoding diacylglycerol/lipid kinase family protein; this translates as MTSSSKRIVVAINPNASFGRGREVGPAVVTTLRGLGHEVTSLIEPDFAQLLDATRAAVREKPDALVVVGGDGMVNLGVTALEGTKVPLGLVPSGTGNDVARGLSIPIDDTEAAIEALVAALDRPPRVIDAGTISFGGGDEPRGHARFGCILSAGFDALVNERANRMTRPRGRSRYTIALLVELAKLRPIEYTVTLDGVVHTERAMLVAVANNLSFGGGMKVAPAASLDDGLFDVVLVRPLGRLAFLRIYPRVFAGTHVTDHRVVVHRARSVRVVAEGVVAYADGERIAPLPVDIEMDAGSLRVLA
- a CDS encoding NAD(P)H-dependent glycerol-3-phosphate dehydrogenase: MTEAISVPSAAAGPGALRIAVLGAGSWGTTFAKVLADGGADVLVWSRRREVAHEITETHRNSGYLPGINLPSNLRGHDSLEHVLAGAQQVYLSVPSQSLRSNLASIRDILPAEVPIVSLMKGVERGTGLRMSEVIEGELGVERERIAAVSGPNLALEIARREPTAAVVASIHHETAVAVAQAATNDYFRTFVNTDVIGTEFGGVLKNLIAVAVGIADGVGYGENTKASIITRGLVELTDFAVAFGARPETMIGLAGLGDLIATCESPLSRNNAAGRLLGQGYGFEQVIAQMNQTAEGLASVGPILELAATKGVSMPIVAQVAQVLDGTLDPRELAPHLATDSDEPQAE